The following DNA comes from Anaerolineae bacterium.
TGTTCGTGGCTCTGGGGGCTTTCCTCTTCGCCATGGGCACCCGCGTGGCCGGAGGGTGCACCTTGCACCACCTGCTGGGTGGTTTCCCCGCCATGAACTTCAAGAGTTGGGTGGTGATGCTCTCGGCCACGATCGGCGCCCTCATCGGCTTCGTCATTTTGCGTAACCTCAACCTTTCTCAATACTTCAAGAGCCAGGAGACCTTGTGGTTCACCCTGGAAGCAGCCAAGCAAGGATGGGTAGATGGGCTCCCCGGTAGCGACAAGGTAAAGGAGTCGAAGGCCATCCGCTATGCCTTGTATGCCATCCTCCTGGTCATCATGGCCCTTATCGCCTACAACATCGTGGCTGGCAACGATTACGCCGTGCGTGTGTTTGGCGTGCCGTTCGAGAAAACCAAAATCTACGGCTCCATGCTTTCGGCCCGGAACCTGCCCAACATCATCATGCTGCTCATCGTGGGCGCTTTGCTGGGTGTGGCGGTGGCCAAGACCGGCTTCGGTACCGAATGCGGCCTGATCAACCCCGAGTTGGGCCGCGAGGCCGAGCAAGGCGAAAAGGCGGCCGCCCTCCGCTGGCGCATTCCCTACTCCCTGCGCACGGTGTTCATCTCTTACCAGCCCTTTGCGGCGCTGAGCCTGCACATCTTCCTCACCGGGCTGGTAATGTTCATCGCCTTCGCCTTCTTCGGCGTCATGGAAGGCCATCACTGGGCCACCGAGGCCTTTGCAGCCAAATACGTCGGTCCCTTAGGTACCGAATTCCACCGTGTGGGCACCTCCATCCGGGAGAACACCACCCTTTCTATGGACATCTTCGGCGGGCTGTTGCTGGGCCTGGGCACCATCTTCATGATCGGCTGTGAGTTCCGCAACTATGGCCGCACCGGGCTGCTCTACATCACCGGTCTGCTCATCTGGCCCTTCTTCTACCTGGGGTATCTGCCCTACACCCTGGCCCGGGATTTCTGGGACGGTTTGATGGCCAGCGGCCACTATGCCCCCACCACCTTCATACCCGCCTTGATCGCCCCACAAAGCCCCACCCTCCAAGTGTTGATCTACGCCCTATACCTGGCCTTCTGGCTCTACATGGTGGTCTGGGCCTTCAAGCGCGGCGCCCGCAATGTGGGGGTCAAGCCCGGCGACCTGCTGAAGATGTCCTCCGAGGATATGTACCTGGCCCGTATGGAGAAACTCAAGGCCGAAGGCCGCTGGGACGAGGTGGTCGAGTTAGAGAAAGAATTGTTCGCCATGGCAGAGAAGTAGTCTGGCCGCCTTTGCGCGCCTGACCGCCTCTCGCCGGGACGGGCAGCACGGCTGCGGTGTGGGTGACGGCCGCCCACACCGCATACCTTTCGTGAGGAGAAGTCGAACTCCATGAAAAAAACCGCCCTTTCCTCTAGACATCCACGCCTAGCAACATGCCGCAAAGCCCTGGGCTTCCCCCTGGGGTTAATGGTGGTCTACGCCGTAATCCTCATAGGATCCCTTGTGATAAGCTCTGAGGGAATCCCCTCCTGGTCGGGGGGGGTATGGGGGTTAACCCTGGTCGGTCTGGGTATCGGCACGCTCTGTCTATATCAACAGCAGCGTGCGGCGCGCTGGGGTGCAGTGGGGGTCGTCCTCATCCTGAGCGGCGTGCTGACAGTGTTCCCTTTGACCACCTTCCTCGCCCATGCCCTCCAAGCCCTGGGGCTGGTCGGCCTGAGCCTGGTGTTCTACGATTTGGAGAAAGTTTTCGGTGTGCCGCTGATGTTACCGGGTGGGCTGCTCGTCCTAGCCGTGGTGGCAACCGTGCTCAACACCCCGCTGATGAGTTTCGTGGGGCTGGTCCTGCTGGCGGTGAGCGGTACGCTGGCGCTGGGGCGAATGTGACGGCAGGTCCAATCCGGGCCCCTACGCGCCGCCCCCTGGCCCCTGCCT
Coding sequences within:
- a CDS encoding YeeE/YedE family protein; translated protein: MTKFQNGYAGVAWIKRQWPWWTAGVLTALAEIINFLFLPLGHPKHKFIGVTSGMARMLAGVESTLFGGSLIATKPDYQPAIQWVIIGAMIAALVLAWLEGETRAWVKYPKKILLFVALGAFLFAMGTRVAGGCTLHHLLGGFPAMNFKSWVVMLSATIGALIGFVILRNLNLSQYFKSQETLWFTLEAAKQGWVDGLPGSDKVKESKAIRYALYAILLVIMALIAYNIVAGNDYAVRVFGVPFEKTKIYGSMLSARNLPNIIMLLIVGALLGVAVAKTGFGTECGLINPELGREAEQGEKAAALRWRIPYSLRTVFISYQPFAALSLHIFLTGLVMFIAFAFFGVMEGHHWATEAFAAKYVGPLGTEFHRVGTSIRENTTLSMDIFGGLLLGLGTIFMIGCEFRNYGRTGLLYITGLLIWPFFYLGYLPYTLARDFWDGLMASGHYAPTTFIPALIAPQSPTLQVLIYALYLAFWLYMVVWAFKRGARNVGVKPGDLLKMSSEDMYLARMEKLKAEGRWDEVVELEKELFAMAEK